From Nymphaea colorata isolate Beijing-Zhang1983 chromosome 6, ASM883128v2, whole genome shotgun sequence, a single genomic window includes:
- the LOC116255555 gene encoding laccase-11-like encodes MEGRSCSFSRFLCYVLCLAAFCVIPSESAVKRYQFNVQLKNVSRICHAKPIVTVNGRFPGPTIYAREGDRVIVNVTNYAQYNLTLHWHGVKQFRNGWADGPAYITQCPILTGRSYVYDFNVTEQRGTLWWHAHIFWLRATVHGAIVILPKKGVPYPFPQPAAEFNIVLGEWWHKDIEAMENQANQLGIPPNLSDAHTINGKPGPLFPCSEKHTYTMEVESNKTYMLRIINAALNDDLFFNIAGHNMTVVEIDAAYCKPFTTRALLLTPGQTTNVLVHAAQAPGRYFMAAKPFQDAAIPVDNRTATGILQYKGVPTTITPIMPPLLAKNDTNFVKSFNDGLRSLNSAQYPAIVPLHIDRDLLFTVGLGKDPCPSCVNGTRFSGSINNITMSRPTVALLQAHYYKMGGVFKTDFPDRPTSTFNFTGAPPAANLGTKVDTRLSWIPFNSTVQLVLQDTNLLGVESHPFHLHGYNYYVVGSGVGNFDPNKDPANFNLVDPPERNTIAIPTAGWTAIRFRANNPGVWFMHCHFEVHTSWGLTMAFLVENGNRPEDSVVPPPKDLPPC; translated from the exons ATGGAAGGAAGAAGTTGCAGTTTCTCACGTTTTCTCTGTTATGTTTTGTGTCTCGCCGCCTTCTGCGTAATTCCCTCCGAGTCTGCAGTGAAGCGTTATCAGTTTAAC GTTCAATTGAAGAACGTGAGCAGGATATGCCATGCGAAGCCCATCGTCACGGTGAACGGCAGGTTTCCAGGGCCTACCATCTATGCCAGGGAAGGCGACAGGGTCATCGTCAATGTTACCAACTACGCTCAATACAATCTCACCCTTCACtg GCATGGTGTGAAGCAGTTCCGGAATGGGTGGGCAGACGGACCAGCCTATATCACACAGTGTCCAATCCTGACGGGGCGCAGCTACGTCTACGACTTCAACGTGACGGAGCAGAGAGGAACGCTCTGGTGGCATGCACACATCTTCTGGCTTAGAGCCACCGTCCACGGCGCCATCGTCATCTTGCCCAAGAAGGGCGTCCCATACCCTTTCCCTCAGCCTGCTGCCGAATTCAACATCGTTTTAG GAGAATGGTGGCACAAGGATATTGAGGCGATGGAGAACCAAGCCAATCAACTGGGTATCCCGCCAAACTTGTCGGATGCGCATACCATCAATGGAAAGCCAGGACCGCTCTTCCCTTGCTCTGAAAAAC acACATACACAATGGAGGTGGAGAGCAATAAGACGTACATGCTGAGGATCATCAATGCTGCGCTCAACGATGACCTCTTCTTCAACATCGCCGGTCACAACATGACGGTGGTGGAGATCGACGCCGCCTACTGCAAGCCCTTCACCACCCGCGCCTTGCTCCTGACGCCAGGTCAGACCACCAACGTTCTCGTTCACGCCGCTCAGGCCCCCGGCAGGTACTTCATGGCTGCAAAGCCTTTCCAGGACGCCGCCATCCCCGTCGACAACAGGACCGCCACCGGCATCCTTCAGTACAAGGGCGTCCCCACCACCATCACGCCCATCATGCCGCCGCTCCTTGCTAAGAACGACACCAACTTTGTAAAGAGCTTCAACGACGGGCTAAGGAGCCTCAACTCTGCCCAGTACCCCGCCATCGTTCCTCTTCACATCGACCGCGACTTGCTCTTCACCGTCGGGTTGGGCAAGGACCCATGCCCATCGTGTGTAAACGGGACGAGGTTCAGTGGATCAATAAACAACATCACCATGTCACGGCCCACGGTGGCGCTACTTCAGGCGCACTATTACAAGATGGGGGGAGTTTTCAAGACGGATTTCCCCGACCGGCCGACTTCCACTTTCAATTTCACCGGCGCGCCTCCGGCGGCCAACCTTGGCACCAAGGTGGACACCAGATTGAGCTGGATCCCCTTCAACTCCACCGTCCAGTTGGTGCTCCAGGACACCAATCTCCTGGGCGTCGAGTCCCACCCTTTCCACCTCCATGGCTACAATTACTATGTCGTTGGAAGTGGAGTCGGCAACTTCGATCCAAACAAAGACCCAGCTAACTTCAACTTGGTTGATCCTCCCGAGCGCAACACAATCGCTATTCCTACGGCTGGATGGACTGCCATCAGATTCAGAGCCAACAATCCAG GCGTCTGGTTTATGCATTGTCACTTCGAAGTTCACACCTCATGGGGGCTGACGATGGCATTCTTGGTGGAGAATGGCAACCGTCCTGAAGATAGTGTTGTGCCACCTCCTAAGGATCTTCCTCCCTGCTGA
- the LOC116256664 gene encoding protein MIZU-KUSSEI 1-like, with protein MQRPAIYRRSTSRSSRITTSEESSSFSPISNTSPSQKSPAPTAPSPTSLAHLLRFSLVQCCSPASTATIPATTPSFLDSSPDDRPSFSGTIVTGTIYGHRRGYIRLCLQQDRLATAPPLLLHLAIPTKLLAQEMSSGIVRIALECNRQRDGSRDDSGGEPPLHAVPIWTTFCNGRRFGFAVQKRLTEKDRLVLNAVQSTSVGAGAIPSEDGEVMYLRAGFRRVVGSSDSESYHLINPDEAGGQELSIFLLRTG; from the coding sequence ATGCAACGACCTGCCATCTACCGGCGGTCGACCAGCAGGTCCAGCCGCATCACCACCTCTGAGGAATCATCATCTTTTTCTCCCATTTCCAACACATCACCCTCCCAGAAGTCACCAGCACCAACGGCGCCGTCGCCGACTTCTCTTGCCCACCTCCTCCGCTTCTCCCTCGTCCAATGCTGCTCCCCGGCCAGCACCGCCACTATCCCTGCCACCACCCCCTCCTTCTTGGACTCTTCCCCTGACGATCGCCCCTCCTTCTCCGGCACCATCGTCACGGGTACCATCTACGGCCACCGCCGCGGTTACATACGCCTCTGCCTCCAGCAGGACCGCCTCGCTACCGCCCCTCCTCTCCTCCTGCACCTTGCCATCCCCACAAAGCTTCTCGCCCAGGAGATGAGCTCCGGCATCGTCCGTATCGCCCTGGAATGCAACCGCCAACGTGACGGTTCCCGCGACGACTCAGGTGGCGAACCACCTCTACATGCTGTTCCCATATGGACCACGTTCTGCAATGGCCGGCGGTTTGGCTTTGCCGTGCAGAAGCGGCTGACGGAGAAGGACCGGCTTGTCCTTAACGCCGTGCAGTCGACGTCCGTTGGAGCGGGAGCCATCCCGTCGGAGGACGGCGAGGTCATGTATCTGCGGGCTGGGTTCCGTCGAGTCGTTGGATCGTCAGACTCCGAATCTTATCATCTCATCAACCCGGACGAAGCCGGCGGACAGGAGCTCAGCATCTTCCTGCTGAGAACAGGCTGA
- the LOC116256220 gene encoding protein RETICULATA, chloroplastic-like, with protein MAVSSSRFGFNSVEFECLWSSRKLSLSRFSSSACLRQRSRGGFLVLGLKCGAGVKVQRFRVRSELNAHKEAVDAVSPKDVEGVASSGGSVIKGESDGTEKIFAVDIDTGNGGNSFGGGGNNNGGRGGGDDGNGGESEKGDDHEGKEFGPILKFDEVMRQIEARGVKLPADMLQAAKTTGIREIILSRYLDLQGTFWPLSTAIRSCGMLRNRMLADPAFLFKISTEIVIDSCCATFAEVQKRGEDFWQEFELYLADLIVGTVVNVALVGMLAPYVRFGQPSMSKGFLGRMQRAYGALPSSVFEAERPGCKFSVQQRIGTYFYKGIMYGSVGFACGLIGQGIANLIMTAKRQIKSSEDDVPVPPLVKSAALWGVFLAVSSNTRYQIVNGLERLVEASPLARQVPPVALAFTVGVRFANNVYGGMQFVDWARWSGCQ; from the exons ATGGCGGTTTCTTCGTCGAGGTTCGGATTCAATTCGGTCGAATTCGAGTGCTTATGGAGTAGTCGGAAGCTCAGTTTGTCACGGTTCAGTTCATCAGCTTGTTTGAGGCAAAGAAGCAGGGGGGGATTTTTGGTTTTGGGGTTGAAATGTGGTGCCGGGGTTAAGGTACAGAGGTTTAGGGTGAGGAGCGAGCTGAACGCGCACAAAGAAGCAGTGGATGCAGTGTCTCCTAAGGATGTTGAGGGCGTTGCGTCTTCTGGCGGGAGTGTCATCAAAGGCGAATCCGATGGGACTGAGAAGATATTTGCCGTAGACATTGACACTGGAAATGGAGGGAACTCTTTCGGAGGTGGTGGGAATAACAATGGAGGAAGAGGCGGAGGGGATGATGGCAATGGTGGAGAATCCGAGAAGGGTGATGATCATGAGGGAAAAGAGTTTGGGCCAATTTTGAAGTTTGACGAAGTGATGAGGCAGATTGAGGCACGGGGGGTGAAGCTTCCAGCTGATATGTTGCAGGCAGCGAAAACCACCGGGATTCGCGAAATCATTCTCTCTAGATATTTGGATCTGCAG GGGACATTTTGGCCTCTTAGTACAGCAATTCGATCATGCGGGATGCTCAGGAACAGGATGCTCGCAGACCCTgcctttcttttcaaaatctccACAGAG ATAGTTATCGATTCTTGTTGTGCAACATTTGCTGAAGTTCAAAAGAGGGGAGAGGACTTCTGGCAAGAATTTGAGCTTTATCTAGCTGATCTTATAGTTGGCACTGTGGTTAATGTTGCTCTCGTGGGTATGTTGGCACCATATGTTCGTTTTGGACAACCATCGATGTCAAAGGGATTTCTTGGAAGAATGCAACGTGCCTATGGAGCTCTACCTAGCAG TGTCTTTGAGGCTGAAAGACCAGGATGCAAATTTTCAGTCCAACAAAGGATTGGCACATACTTTTACAAG GGTATTATGTACGGATCGGTTGGATTCGCTTGTGGTCTTATTGGTCAAGGCATTGCAAATTTGATTATGACTGCCAAACG GCAAATTAAATCATCCGAAGATGACGTACCTGTGCCACCTCTTGTAAAAAGTGCAGCTCTTTGGG GTGTGTTCCTTGCGGTCTCATCAAACACCCGGTACCAGATTGTCAATGGTTTAGAACGCCTAGTGGAAGCATCTCCTCTGGCTCGACAGGTTCCCCCTGTTGCATTGGCTTTCACCGTTGGCGTGCGGTTTGCTAACAACGTGTATGGTGGGATGCAATTTGTTGATTGGGCTCGGTGGAGTGGTTGTCAGTGA
- the LOC116256383 gene encoding syntaxin-124-like, protein MNDLFSQSFRRYTDLKKQAEHDMENGVGGEDGEDMAPKDDANLDHFFEVVENVKEDMKAMEKLYRQLQDTNEETKRAHNAKTVKELRQRMDSDVGQVLKRAKLIKAKIAALERSNAAHRNIPGCGPGSSADRTRTSVVNGLGKKLKDVMDDFQGLRSRMAAEYRETVERRFFTITGEQPDEQMVEKLISTGESENFLQKAIQEQGRGQILDTISEIQERHDAVKEIERSLLDLHQVFLDMAALVEAQGQHLNDIERHVAHAHSFIGHGVEELQTAKEYQKSSRKWTCIAFALGVVLILILIMPILTPILTRL, encoded by the exons ATGAACGACCTGTTCTCACAATCCTTCAGGCGGTACACGGACCTGAAGAAGCAAGCCGAACATGACATGGAGAACGGAGTCGGCGGGGAAGACGGCGAGGATATGGCGCCGAAGGACGACGCCAACCTCGACCACTTCTTTGAGGTGGTGGAGAACGTGAAGGAGGACATGAAGGCCATGGAGAAGCTCTACCGGCAGCTGCAGGACACCAACGAGGAGACCAAGCGGGCTCACAATGCCAAGACCGTGAAGGAGCTGCGCCAGAGGATGGACTCGGATGTGGGGCAGGTGCTCAAGCGGGCCAAGCTCATCAAGGCCAAGATCGCCGCCCTCGAGCGCTCCAACGCCGCTCACCGCAACATCCCCGGCTGCGGCCCCGGCAGCTCCGCCGATCGCACCCGCACCTCCGTCGTCAATGGCCTCGGCAAGAAGCTCAAGGACGTCATGGATGATTTCCAG gGCTTGAGGTCAAGGATGGCCGCGGAGTACCGGGAAACCGTGGAGCGGCGCTTCTTCACCATCACCGGCGAGCAACCGGACGAGCAGATGGTGGAGAAGCTGATCTCGACGGGCGAGAGCGAGAACTTCCTTCAGAAGGCCATTCAGGAGCAAGGGCGGGGCCAGATCCTGGACACCATATCGGAGATACAGGAGCGGCACGACGCTGTGAAGGAGATAGAGCGGAGCCTGCTGGACCTGCACCAGGTGTTCCTGGACATGGCCGCGCTGGTTGAAGCGCAGGGCCAGCACCTCAACGACATCGAACGGCACGTCGCCCACGCCCACTCTTTCATCGGCCATGGCGTCGAGGAGCTGCAGACGGCCAAGGAGTACCAGAAGAGCTCCCGGAAGTGGACGTGCATCGCCTTCGCCCTCGGCGTTgtcctcatcctcatcctcatcatGCCGATCCTGACTCCCATCTTGACTCGCCTCTGA